A part of Marinobacter psychrophilus genomic DNA contains:
- a CDS encoding GntR family transcriptional regulator, giving the protein MLEKTLHTPVRTTARKHTGTLTEQAYKEMEELIVTLQLSPGEVLSEASLTELLGIGRTPIREALQRLALEGLVVILPRRGIFVSEVNVRSQLELLRVRREVERLMVRLAAGRATALEHEQFIEIADAMVKTSYSNDDAEFMRLDQEFNSLISSTCRNDYARKTMGLLQGLARRFWYQHYKEALDLPLCASLHANLARAIGRGDGDGAAEASDKLIDYIEQFARATV; this is encoded by the coding sequence GTGCTAGAAAAGACGTTACACACGCCTGTGAGGACCACAGCAAGAAAGCATACTGGTACACTGACCGAGCAAGCTTATAAGGAAATGGAAGAGTTGATTGTGACCCTGCAACTCTCGCCTGGTGAAGTGCTGTCAGAAGCCTCGTTGACCGAACTGCTTGGCATTGGGCGTACACCCATTCGTGAGGCACTCCAGCGGCTTGCTCTCGAAGGTCTGGTGGTCATTCTGCCCCGGCGCGGTATTTTTGTCTCAGAAGTCAATGTCCGAAGCCAACTTGAACTGCTGCGTGTGCGTCGGGAAGTCGAGCGGCTCATGGTTAGGTTAGCGGCAGGTCGCGCCACTGCACTGGAGCACGAGCAATTCATAGAGATAGCCGATGCTATGGTAAAGACCTCCTATAGCAACGACGACGCGGAGTTTATGCGTCTCGACCAAGAATTCAATTCCCTCATTTCCAGTACCTGTCGTAACGACTACGCCCGGAAAACAATGGGGCTACTGCAAGGGCTCGCCCGGCGGTTCTGGTATCAACATTATAAAGAGGCTCTCGATCTGCCGCTGTGCGCGAGTCTGCATGCCAATCTTGCCCGCGCGATCGGTCGCGGCGATGGTGATGGCGCCGCCGAGGCCTCGGACAAACTCATTGACTATATTGAGCAGTTTGCACGAGCCACGGTGTAG
- a CDS encoding substrate-binding periplasmic protein → MLKSEKMHRYLFLVLLLAGTSAANSSQAETLKVCYDKWAPMTIFPSEESSDRGVVIDMLEQIYTEKGYSLEYYEVPLARGLDMVAEGFCDMLPEYLFSKSSEHYFVYASEETFAYTTAFVIRRDDSWRYNGIESIKDKRIATGPGWDYSSISADYQNYIDDPKNLNFVEVIAGYDDVVDRVFHMIKENRVDLYADNDLVLQYALNRLNLNDELKIVRPGFEKKLIEIPIFSRQMPASKRQKLIKIWNEGRRSMKGERVKMLLQKYNVTFED, encoded by the coding sequence GTGTTGAAAAGTGAAAAAATGCACCGTTATTTATTCCTAGTGTTGTTGTTAGCAGGAACCAGTGCGGCCAATTCTAGTCAAGCTGAAACACTAAAAGTTTGCTATGACAAATGGGCTCCAATGACAATATTTCCGTCAGAAGAATCTTCTGACCGTGGTGTTGTAATAGATATGCTAGAGCAAATATATACAGAAAAAGGCTATAGCCTTGAATATTATGAAGTTCCTCTGGCAAGGGGGCTGGATATGGTGGCAGAGGGTTTTTGCGATATGTTGCCAGAGTACCTGTTTTCAAAAAGTTCAGAACATTACTTCGTGTATGCTAGTGAAGAAACGTTTGCGTACACAACAGCCTTTGTGATCAGACGCGATGATTCGTGGCGCTACAATGGGATTGAGTCCATAAAAGACAAGCGCATCGCAACTGGGCCAGGCTGGGACTACAGCTCAATCAGTGCTGACTATCAAAACTATATCGATGACCCAAAAAACTTGAACTTCGTTGAGGTAATTGCGGGTTACGATGATGTGGTTGATCGAGTCTTTCACATGATCAAAGAAAACAGAGTGGACTTATACGCAGATAACGACCTTGTCCTTCAGTATGCTTTAAATCGGCTGAACCTGAATGATGAGCTTAAGATTGTGCGCCCCGGTTTCGAAAAGAAACTGATTGAAATTCCAATCTTTTCAAGACAAATGCCAGCCTCAAAAAGACAGAAGCTCATAAAAATCTGGAATGAGGGACGCCGATCGATGAAGGGCGAAAGAGTAAAAATGCTGCTTCAGAAGTATAACGTGACATTCGAAGATTAG
- a CDS encoding diguanylate cyclase, which yields MFARFLRPKNLSQKLMRIIFSIYFGVACLITGMQFLTEYLKTQDSIINELKQLEDTVRGPIATSLWQYNQNQLDALVVGLVKMPVIEGVDILDKYAKNMLSKRSYTPATAPLSVFDTKSDLYWSLNEEEIFLGSLTLYSSSQVVLDRVLFGFSLIAITAIIKLSFLFWLFVWAVDRYLAIPLKELMSQVDEVQLKQNVNKRIHLSNIENNELGQLQNHINNMLSVMERDRERLLEDEQAKRNWLENAVAKRTKELQILNKKLENLARRDSLTGTLNRGSFFETAQHLLVLSQRQTSPASFILMDLDHFKVINDTYGHFIGDKVLIHFAQTIYDFLRNSDLIGRLGGEEFAIFLPDTGIDGAFQLADKMRTAISNSTLEIDGKTVNYTVSLGVESSGPEDHSIDELFKRADTKLYGAKNKGRDRVEK from the coding sequence GTGTTTGCACGTTTTCTTCGTCCAAAAAATTTATCCCAAAAATTGATGCGCATTATTTTTTCCATCTATTTTGGCGTCGCTTGCCTCATCACAGGCATGCAGTTCTTGACTGAATATTTAAAAACGCAAGATTCAATAATAAATGAATTGAAGCAGTTGGAAGATACCGTCCGCGGTCCTATTGCTACGAGTCTGTGGCAATACAATCAGAATCAACTGGATGCACTCGTCGTCGGTCTGGTCAAAATGCCAGTCATTGAGGGTGTCGATATTTTAGATAAGTACGCAAAGAATATGCTTTCCAAAAGATCCTACACTCCTGCCACCGCCCCCCTGTCAGTTTTCGATACAAAATCAGACTTGTATTGGTCGCTTAACGAGGAAGAGATATTTCTTGGGTCGCTTACACTTTATTCATCGTCACAAGTCGTTTTAGATCGAGTTTTGTTCGGTTTTTCTTTGATTGCAATTACGGCGATCATAAAGTTATCTTTTTTGTTTTGGCTGTTTGTGTGGGCTGTAGATCGCTATCTGGCCATCCCCTTAAAAGAATTGATGTCGCAAGTGGATGAAGTGCAACTGAAACAAAACGTGAATAAACGAATTCACCTGTCAAATATCGAAAATAACGAACTCGGTCAGCTACAAAACCATATAAATAACATGCTATCTGTCATGGAACGGGATCGGGAACGACTATTAGAAGACGAGCAAGCCAAGCGAAACTGGCTAGAAAATGCCGTTGCGAAGCGCACAAAAGAACTACAGATACTAAACAAGAAACTTGAGAATCTAGCTAGAAGGGATTCTTTGACAGGCACATTAAACCGGGGAAGTTTCTTTGAAACTGCGCAACATCTGCTCGTTCTTTCTCAGCGCCAAACGTCGCCCGCATCCTTTATATTGATGGATTTAGATCATTTTAAAGTCATTAACGATACGTACGGTCATTTTATCGGTGACAAAGTACTCATTCATTTCGCACAAACAATTTATGATTTTTTGAGAAACTCGGACCTTATCGGGAGACTCGGCGGAGAAGAGTTTGCAATCTTTCTTCCAGATACGGGAATCGATGGCGCGTTCCAACTTGCTGATAAAATGCGAACAGCTATCAGTAATTCAACTTTGGAAATTGACGGTAAAACAGTTAATTACACTGTAAGCCTCGGCGTTGAGTCATCCGGACCAGAAGACCATTCAATTGACGAATTATTCAAACGCGCCGATACGAAACTTTATGGTGCGAAAAATAAAGGCCGTGACCGTGTTGAAAAGTGA
- a CDS encoding methyl-accepting chemotaxis protein: MSDVWLLTDLDRSHRQLKDLSYKIKAQLLLWDEIDAQFEETSAAINAQWQSALGNPRLQGWAEENMEAHQAVLNLLGALKEPIDEASYYSAGKVVDFQLYQALDPMLEDIDARRLVGRQQAEAGSAALVEFLEQQQHLLVWGSLFVLFGILLLTYWLRRTVTTRLQLIAERLRSMEAASDLSTPLPISGRDEVTAVALAINGLIEKFKLFVGDVTDAAAALQQRSANLDEQADAVQASSLHNTRQIHDVVSSMNAITKSASQIEQSAQHSRTQVTGAVAGNDNVQNQLRESERAAEHAIEVINRVAGAIEVLHGSSKKIEQVIGVIADIAEQTNLLALNAAIEAARAGEQGRGFAVVADEVRSLSRRTGESTHQVRQWVSELVTQVNRANGLLDETRAAGDTNRETLGTLKTHLAALKQTFDDLSHFTTEVDEAVHVQRDEIGRVGRRADALGESSQGLEQHISHTKTVSDQLRGQSESLRALISRFQIQGV; encoded by the coding sequence ATGTCGGATGTCTGGCTGCTTACGGATCTGGATCGCAGCCATCGCCAACTTAAGGACTTGTCCTACAAAATTAAAGCTCAGCTGCTGCTTTGGGATGAGATCGATGCGCAGTTTGAAGAAACCTCGGCGGCGATCAACGCGCAATGGCAGTCAGCTCTCGGCAATCCGCGCCTGCAAGGCTGGGCTGAGGAGAACATGGAGGCCCACCAGGCCGTTTTGAACCTGCTTGGGGCTCTGAAAGAACCTATCGATGAAGCCAGTTATTATTCGGCCGGTAAAGTGGTGGACTTTCAGCTTTATCAAGCCCTTGATCCTATGCTTGAAGACATCGATGCCCGGCGCTTGGTTGGCCGCCAACAGGCGGAAGCTGGGTCTGCCGCGCTGGTCGAATTCCTCGAACAGCAACAACACTTGTTGGTTTGGGGATCCCTTTTTGTCTTGTTTGGCATCCTGCTATTAACCTACTGGCTTCGCCGCACAGTAACCACGAGGCTTCAGTTGATCGCGGAACGCCTCCGGTCCATGGAAGCCGCTTCAGACCTTTCCACACCGCTGCCGATTTCAGGACGTGATGAAGTAACGGCTGTGGCGTTAGCAATCAACGGTCTGATTGAAAAATTCAAACTGTTCGTGGGGGATGTCACAGACGCTGCAGCTGCCTTGCAGCAGCGTTCAGCCAATCTGGATGAGCAGGCCGATGCGGTTCAGGCTTCGTCGTTACACAACACTCGCCAGATTCACGATGTGGTTTCATCAATGAACGCCATTACCAAGAGCGCAAGCCAGATTGAACAATCAGCGCAGCATTCCCGAACGCAGGTCACTGGTGCTGTGGCAGGCAACGATAATGTTCAGAACCAGCTGCGCGAGAGTGAGCGTGCCGCTGAACATGCGATTGAGGTCATTAATCGCGTGGCAGGAGCGATTGAGGTCCTTCACGGTTCCAGTAAAAAAATCGAACAGGTGATTGGCGTGATTGCGGACATCGCTGAGCAGACCAACCTGCTGGCCCTGAACGCAGCGATTGAGGCGGCCCGCGCCGGAGAGCAGGGCCGGGGTTTCGCCGTTGTGGCCGATGAAGTACGAAGCCTGTCCCGTCGCACGGGTGAATCCACCCATCAGGTGCGTCAGTGGGTTAGCGAGCTTGTCACCCAGGTTAATCGCGCCAACGGCTTACTGGATGAGACCCGGGCAGCCGGTGACACTAACCGGGAGACGTTGGGAACACTCAAGACCCACCTGGCAGCACTTAAACAAACCTTTGACGATCTCAGCCATTTTACCACTGAGGTAGACGAGGCAGTGCACGTTCAAAGGGACGAGATTGGTCGGGTGGGGCGGCGCGCGGATGCGCTGGGAGAAAGCTCTCAGGGTCTGGAGCAGCATATCAGTCACACTAAAACGGTGAGCGATCAGTTGCGTGGGCAGTCAGAATCGCTGCGAGCCCTGATTTCTCGTTTCCAGATTCAGGGGGTATAA
- a CDS encoding bifunctional diguanylate cyclase/phosphodiesterase — protein MTACDQARELQRIIDQQLISTMFQPIVDCQKGTVLGYEVLSRGPSDSPLHGAPALFQAGEQCKQVISLEQACLLEAGQSCIRHGVSHLVFVNVSPGLLLPKAFAEDRLQSLLATNGLKPENVVIELSERYPADNPEALKARLTALKKRGFRIAIDDLGTGYSGLKLWSEIQPDFVKIDRHFIRDVDRDLVKKEFVRSVINLCERLGCRLIAEGVETVAELTLLRSMGIHLIQGFLLGRPNPFPTAELSALDNPDPIGGGQATSDAGYLGRYIVPLAPTASLGEAWQVLQSSPSIFALPVVDNDRPLGLLHKWRVMEVFSSTYGRALNETKPVSSLTAYDALVVEHDESLEAVSQSLLEDDLHYLKQHFIVTRNGHYIGLGSTRSLLRMMTRSRVEQARHANPLTQLPGNVLIQQEAVHRLQQNNPFTCIYFDIDHFKPFNDLLGYSKGDEVILSLARQLCTVFNGDSEWVGHIGGDDFVVFSDRLEIRKRCEEVQQLFALEAATRYPEAIRQAGFITGEDRDGLPRQFPLVALSAGIVVADSRAFGSAADLAATAAVAKSKAKKAVSGIQIVSNIAALNEMSDDHKTTLLA, from the coding sequence ATGACAGCCTGTGATCAAGCGAGAGAGCTACAGCGCATTATTGATCAGCAGCTTATTTCAACAATGTTTCAGCCCATTGTTGACTGCCAGAAAGGAACTGTTCTTGGCTATGAGGTGCTCAGCCGGGGACCTTCGGACAGCCCGTTGCACGGGGCTCCTGCATTGTTTCAGGCAGGAGAGCAATGCAAACAGGTGATCAGCCTGGAGCAGGCGTGTCTGCTGGAAGCCGGGCAAAGCTGCATTCGCCACGGAGTCAGCCATTTGGTTTTCGTGAATGTTTCACCGGGGCTGCTGTTACCGAAAGCGTTTGCGGAGGATCGCTTACAGTCTTTGTTGGCGACCAACGGCCTCAAGCCGGAAAACGTCGTTATTGAATTATCCGAGCGTTATCCGGCAGATAACCCGGAGGCGCTAAAGGCTCGATTGACTGCGTTGAAGAAACGTGGTTTCCGGATTGCGATAGACGACCTGGGAACGGGTTACTCCGGGTTAAAACTCTGGTCTGAAATTCAGCCGGATTTTGTCAAAATTGACCGGCATTTTATTCGTGATGTTGATCGAGACCTGGTAAAAAAAGAATTCGTTCGGTCTGTTATTAACCTCTGTGAGCGGCTGGGGTGCCGGCTTATTGCAGAAGGCGTTGAGACGGTTGCTGAGCTGACGCTGCTGCGCTCAATGGGAATCCATCTGATTCAGGGCTTTCTGCTGGGTCGCCCCAATCCGTTTCCTACCGCCGAATTGTCAGCGCTGGACAATCCGGATCCCATCGGCGGGGGGCAGGCGACCTCCGATGCGGGATATCTAGGGCGCTACATCGTGCCGCTTGCTCCAACGGCGTCACTGGGCGAGGCCTGGCAGGTCCTGCAATCTTCGCCCTCAATTTTTGCGTTGCCCGTGGTGGATAATGATCGGCCTCTCGGTCTGCTACATAAATGGCGCGTGATGGAAGTTTTCAGCTCTACCTATGGTCGTGCACTCAATGAGACAAAGCCGGTGTCTAGTTTAACAGCCTACGATGCGCTTGTTGTCGAACACGACGAATCTCTGGAAGCGGTCAGTCAGTCGCTTTTAGAGGACGACCTTCATTACCTCAAACAGCACTTCATTGTGACTAGGAATGGCCATTACATAGGGCTGGGTTCAACCCGGTCTCTGCTTCGCATGATGACCCGGAGCCGGGTGGAGCAGGCGAGACACGCCAATCCCCTTACTCAGTTGCCGGGAAATGTTCTGATTCAGCAGGAAGCCGTTCACCGGCTTCAGCAAAACAATCCGTTCACCTGCATTTATTTCGATATTGACCACTTCAAGCCCTTTAACGATCTGTTGGGCTATAGCAAAGGTGATGAGGTCATCTTGTCGTTGGCACGACAACTGTGCACGGTTTTTAATGGGGATAGTGAGTGGGTTGGCCACATTGGCGGGGATGATTTTGTGGTGTTCAGCGACCGGCTTGAAATCCGAAAACGCTGCGAAGAAGTGCAACAGCTTTTTGCCTTAGAAGCGGCGACGCGGTATCCGGAAGCGATACGTCAGGCGGGCTTCATAACGGGTGAAGATCGTGATGGCCTGCCAAGGCAGTTCCCCCTCGTGGCTCTCTCGGCAGGAATCGTTGTTGCAGATAGCCGGGCATTTGGTTCTGCAGCAGATCTGGCAGCGACGGCAGCGGTTGCGAAGTCCAAGGCCAAGAAGGCAGTGAGCGGGATCCAGATTGTGAGTAATATTGCGGCTCTAAACGAGATGTCTGATGATCATAAAACGACTCTTTTAGCCTGA
- a CDS encoding LysR family transcriptional regulator: MINTTWLRSFCTLVEVGHFTRTAERLHMTQSGVSQQVRKLEEQLGLALLVRQGKRFALTDAGERLYSEAKNIIMALSSLELRIREDPAYEGLVRVMSPGSVGLKLYRHLLALQHQHPKLVIDYRFAPNADVENAIADYAVDIGFMTSTSALAEVSCQPIATESLLLVTPARISKPNWEVLMELGFIDHPDGAHHAEMLLGANYPEFQHSNLFEKKGFSNQIGLILEPVSLGLGFTVLPAHAVEAFQERQLVRTHQLPNPVSETLYLALRREIPMHNRMNTVITEARKWL; the protein is encoded by the coding sequence ATGATTAACACCACATGGTTACGCAGTTTTTGCACCCTTGTTGAAGTTGGCCATTTCACACGTACGGCCGAACGCCTGCACATGACGCAATCAGGGGTTAGTCAACAGGTACGAAAACTGGAGGAGCAACTTGGACTAGCGCTGCTCGTTCGACAAGGCAAGCGGTTTGCACTGACGGATGCCGGCGAACGGCTTTATTCGGAGGCAAAAAATATCATCATGGCCCTATCAAGCCTGGAGCTGCGCATACGTGAAGATCCGGCGTATGAAGGCTTGGTTCGGGTGATGTCCCCCGGGAGCGTGGGTTTAAAACTCTATCGTCACCTTCTTGCCTTGCAGCACCAACACCCAAAGCTTGTTATTGACTACCGGTTTGCACCGAACGCCGATGTCGAAAATGCGATCGCTGACTACGCCGTCGACATTGGTTTTATGACCAGCACGTCGGCTCTGGCAGAAGTGAGCTGCCAGCCGATTGCGACGGAATCACTGTTGCTGGTAACGCCTGCCCGCATTTCAAAGCCGAACTGGGAAGTGTTAATGGAACTCGGGTTTATAGATCATCCGGATGGCGCTCATCATGCTGAAATGCTGCTAGGGGCTAATTACCCCGAGTTTCAACACAGCAATTTATTTGAAAAAAAGGGGTTCTCAAATCAGATCGGCCTGATTCTGGAGCCCGTGAGCTTGGGTTTGGGCTTTACCGTATTGCCGGCTCATGCGGTTGAGGCCTTCCAGGAGCGTCAGCTTGTCAGAACTCACCAGCTTCCCAATCCGGTTAGCGAAACCCTTTACCTTGCGCTAAGGCGTGAGATACCGATGCACAACAGGATGAACACAGTGATCACAGAAGCACGCAAATGGCTGTGA
- a CDS encoding lactoylglutathione lyase family protein, translating to MSNVYPRNFSHIGISVPDLEGAVKFYTEVMGWYLIMEPTEIVEDDSAIGEMCTEVFGKGWGSFRIAHMSTGDRIGVEVFQFKNQVNPENNFEYWKTGIFHFCVQDPNLEELADRIVDAGGKKRMKEPRYYYPGEKPYRMIYMEDPFGNIVEIYSHSYELIYSDGAY from the coding sequence ATGAGTAATGTGTATCCCAGAAATTTTTCGCACATCGGTATTTCGGTTCCCGACCTTGAAGGTGCGGTCAAATTTTATACCGAGGTTATGGGTTGGTATCTCATCATGGAGCCGACTGAAATCGTTGAAGATGACAGTGCGATCGGCGAAATGTGCACCGAGGTGTTTGGCAAGGGCTGGGGAAGTTTCCGTATCGCCCACATGTCCACCGGTGACCGGATCGGCGTGGAAGTGTTCCAGTTCAAAAATCAGGTGAACCCGGAGAATAACTTTGAGTACTGGAAAACCGGCATTTTTCACTTCTGCGTGCAAGATCCAAATCTTGAAGAGTTGGCTGATCGCATTGTCGATGCTGGTGGTAAAAAGCGCATGAAAGAGCCGCGCTACTACTATCCCGGTGAGAAGCCGTATCGCATGATTTATATGGAAGACCCGTTTGGAAACATTGTGGAAATCTACAGCCACAGCTACGAGCTGATCTACAGCGACGGCGCCTACTGA
- a CDS encoding haloacid dehalogenase type II gives MSDPKPPSIIVFDVNETLLDITTLEPLFNRVFGDRQVLREWFSALVLYSQTMTLSGLYTPFGELGVGALRMTADIHKVDIGDDDIAELKKRMSTMPAHPDAIPALTRLIDAGFRLVTLTNSASGASPTPLEKAGLNHFFERTFSIEETGKFKPAPETYRLVAKALSVETSDLCLVACHLWDTIGAQAAGCRGAFVTRPNNAILTAPGVPLPDLVAAELTDLVDQIIGCR, from the coding sequence ATGTCTGACCCAAAACCCCCATCCATTATCGTGTTTGATGTGAATGAAACACTTCTCGACATAACAACCCTGGAGCCTTTATTCAATCGCGTATTTGGCGACCGTCAAGTGTTAAGGGAATGGTTTTCAGCATTGGTTCTGTATTCACAGACAATGACATTGTCCGGTCTTTATACACCCTTTGGGGAGCTTGGCGTGGGCGCACTGCGGATGACCGCCGACATTCACAAGGTGGACATTGGGGATGACGATATCGCGGAGTTGAAAAAGCGGATGAGTACAATGCCGGCGCATCCGGACGCTATTCCAGCTCTTACGCGGTTGATCGATGCAGGTTTCAGATTGGTAACCCTGACCAACTCGGCCAGCGGCGCTTCACCCACCCCGTTGGAAAAGGCGGGGTTGAATCACTTTTTTGAGCGAACCTTCAGCATCGAGGAGACCGGTAAATTCAAACCCGCCCCTGAAACCTATCGCCTGGTCGCGAAGGCGTTGTCTGTCGAGACATCAGACTTGTGCCTGGTCGCCTGTCACCTTTGGGACACCATAGGCGCTCAGGCCGCCGGTTGCCGCGGTGCATTTGTCACCCGCCCCAACAACGCAATTCTCACGGCCCCTGGCGTACCCCTTCCAGACCTGGTTGCAGCCGAACTAACCGACCTCGTCGATCAGATTATTGGCTGCCGGTAA
- a CDS encoding diguanylate cyclase — protein MNLEKQRCPYCGEQLLCVQCSDSAEYFIHCNGCGARGPRCLSKENLSILPRLLEESLLRTVIDESPDIVCLKNWRGEFLLCNQSLARLYNSTPEQMVGKTDADFNDDQSQVLFFQKSTQEVISGGQVQVVEEASTNKATGEVRYFQSIKKPLKGPDGSDRVLVIAHDITELKLAYQIIEEKEKRYSYAMDAAGEGIWDWDIEHNVVRHNMKWCQLLQLDDTLLTHDMAVLGKLIHADDIASMMSALNTALEGTGYYSSEHRMVRPDDSEIWVHDRGRVVEQNAEGKPLRMVGSINDITSRKVFERRLAETNRRIERSKEQLEGQVVERTAALARLNQELEELAKRDMLTGVGNRLRLDDWLVAQPEGNACVLVMLDVDHFKQVNDRYGHKVGDEVLQNIAQSLVLSVRRDDLVIRWGGEEFLIVLSPTDINQAVLIAENLRLTVSGLNALPDGSKVTASLGVAGGLCREFDRVLVEADSAMYVAKQAGRNRVIAAPQAPKAIP, from the coding sequence ATGAATCTTGAAAAGCAACGTTGTCCTTATTGCGGTGAGCAACTTCTGTGTGTTCAATGCTCTGATTCGGCGGAGTATTTTATACACTGCAACGGTTGTGGTGCCCGCGGCCCTCGCTGTCTCTCCAAAGAAAACCTCTCTATATTACCTCGCTTGTTGGAAGAAAGTCTGCTTCGGACGGTGATTGACGAATCGCCAGACATTGTATGTCTGAAGAATTGGCGCGGTGAATTTTTGCTTTGCAATCAGTCGTTGGCGCGTCTTTATAATTCCACACCAGAGCAAATGGTTGGCAAAACCGACGCCGATTTCAATGATGACCAAAGTCAGGTCCTTTTTTTTCAGAAAAGCACCCAAGAAGTTATAAGTGGCGGCCAAGTTCAGGTGGTGGAAGAGGCATCAACGAACAAGGCAACCGGCGAAGTCCGCTATTTTCAGTCGATTAAAAAGCCACTGAAGGGCCCCGACGGCAGTGATCGTGTTCTGGTGATCGCTCATGATATTACCGAGCTCAAACTGGCGTATCAGATAATTGAAGAAAAGGAAAAGCGGTATTCTTACGCGATGGATGCTGCTGGCGAAGGCATTTGGGACTGGGATATAGAGCATAACGTGGTGCGGCACAACATGAAGTGGTGCCAGTTGTTGCAACTTGACGATACCTTGTTAACTCACGATATGGCGGTTCTCGGGAAATTAATTCATGCGGATGACATCGCCAGCATGATGAGTGCGTTGAATACGGCGCTTGAGGGTACTGGCTATTACAGCTCTGAGCACAGAATGGTACGCCCGGATGATAGTGAAATCTGGGTTCACGATCGCGGTCGGGTTGTTGAACAAAACGCGGAGGGCAAGCCGCTTCGTATGGTGGGGAGCATCAACGATATAACGAGCCGCAAAGTGTTCGAGCGGCGTCTTGCTGAAACCAATCGCCGTATTGAGCGCAGCAAAGAGCAGCTGGAGGGGCAAGTCGTTGAGCGCACCGCGGCGCTGGCGCGTTTGAATCAGGAGCTTGAGGAGCTGGCCAAGCGCGACATGCTGACCGGTGTTGGTAATCGACTGCGGTTAGATGATTGGCTTGTCGCACAACCTGAGGGCAATGCTTGCGTATTAGTGATGCTGGATGTTGACCACTTTAAGCAGGTCAACGATCGTTACGGTCACAAAGTGGGCGACGAGGTGCTGCAGAATATTGCTCAGAGTCTTGTGCTGAGTGTGCGACGCGATGATTTGGTGATTCGCTGGGGTGGTGAAGAGTTTCTGATCGTGCTAAGTCCGACTGATATAAATCAGGCGGTCTTGATTGCGGAAAATTTACGGTTAACAGTCAGTGGTCTGAACGCACTGCCGGATGGCAGTAAGGTAACCGCCAGTTTAGGCGTGGCCGGGGGGTTGTGTCGCGAGTTTGATCGCGTATTGGTAGAGGCGGATAGCGCTATGTATGTGGCCAAGCAAGCAGGTCGCAACCGGGTAATTGCAGCTCCACAAGCCCCAAAAGCGATTCCTTAA
- a CDS encoding murein L,D-transpeptidase catalytic domain family protein — protein sequence MPMIRLNRWLLGAALCSQIILGGHNAMAANSDKPVNKATSDSATSTSQQTRLNNTLAKLAPKANPQVLRLAARALGCAQPDAERLAVIDFSLPSTEQRLWVFDLKRQKLLFKELVSHGRGSGNAEAESFSNIPESYQSSIGLFRTLNSYYGRNGYSLRLKGLEAGVNDLAYQRAIVIHGADYVSENFIEQTGRLGRSHGCPAVRQEVAIKLIDSLKENQYLFTYYPDPEWLATSEFLSCKRTDARLAMN from the coding sequence ATGCCGATGATACGTTTAAACCGATGGCTGCTCGGTGCGGCTTTGTGTAGTCAAATAATTCTGGGGGGCCACAATGCGATGGCCGCCAATTCCGACAAACCCGTCAATAAAGCAACCTCTGATAGCGCAACGTCTACATCCCAGCAAACTCGCCTCAACAACACACTGGCGAAGCTGGCACCAAAAGCCAACCCACAAGTCTTGCGCCTGGCGGCGCGTGCACTGGGCTGCGCCCAACCCGATGCCGAGAGGCTTGCCGTCATCGATTTTTCATTGCCATCCACTGAGCAGCGACTCTGGGTGTTTGACCTGAAACGCCAAAAACTGCTGTTTAAAGAGCTTGTGTCCCATGGCCGGGGCTCGGGCAATGCCGAGGCCGAGTCATTCTCCAACATCCCGGAAAGCTATCAATCCAGTATTGGCCTGTTTCGCACGCTCAACAGTTATTACGGCCGCAACGGCTACTCATTGCGCCTGAAAGGATTGGAGGCAGGCGTAAACGATCTGGCCTACCAGCGGGCCATCGTGATTCACGGTGCCGATTACGTCAGCGAGAACTTTATAGAACAGACCGGGCGTTTGGGGCGCAGCCACGGTTGCCCGGCGGTTCGCCAGGAGGTCGCCATTAAACTGATCGATAGTCTGAAAGAAAACCAGTATCTGTTTACCTATTATCCGGATCCCGAGTGGTTGGCAACGTCTGAATTCTTAAGCTGTAAACGCACAGATGCTCGACTGGCCATGAATTGA